DNA from Mesorhizobium sp. DCY119:
CCGATCGAAAGCCATGTGCTGCAGGCCTTCGTCTCGGAAGCGATCAAGCCGCTCATTCCCGGCGTCCTCACCTTCGGCGCCGGCCACTTCTATGTCAGCCAGTCCGACAAGGGTGGGCTGGTCTTCGGCGGCGACATCGACGGCTACAATTCCTATGCCCAGCGCGGCAACATGCCGGTGATGGAAGACGTCTGCGAAGGCGGCATGGCGCTGATGCCGATGATCGGCCGCGTGCGCCTGCTGCGTCAGTGGGGCGGCATCATGGACATGTCGATGGACGGCACGCCGATCATCGACAAGACGCCCATCGACGGCCTCTATCTCAATGCCGGATGGTGCTATGGCGGCTTCAAGGCGACGCCGGGCTCGGGCCTCGTCTTCGCGCATCTGATCGCCACCGACACGCCGCATGAGGAGGCAAAGCGCTTCCGGCTCGACCGCTTCCAGCGCGGCGCGATGATCGACGAAAAGGGCGTTGGCGCCCAACCGAATTTGCACTGAAGGCGGATCAGGAATGCGCATTGCATGCCCATTTTGCGGCGAACGCGAGAACGGCGAGTTCACCTATCTCGGCGATGCCAAGCCGAAGCGCCCGACTATCACCGCCATCGACGGCGGCGCGGGTGCGGCCGGCGAGGCGGAGGCCTTCTACGACTATGTCTATCTGCGCGACAACGTTGCCGGCGAGATGAGCGAATACTGGTATCACGGCGGCGGCTGCCGCTCCTGGCTGGTCATCGAGCGCAACACGCTGACCCACGAGATCAAGTCGGTGCGCGCCGCACCCGGCGCGGGTGCGGCCAAGGCGGGGGCGAAGTAATGGCTTCCGCGCAAACCAAACGCCTCGCCAAGGGCGGGCTGATCGACCGCACCGCGCCGCTTTCCTTCACCTTCGACGGCAAGGCGATGACCGGCTATGCCGGCGACACGTTGGCCTCGGCACTGGTCGCCAATGGCGTCACCCTGGTTGGCCGCTCGTTCAAATATCACCGCCCGCGCGGTATCCTGACCGCTGGGCCGGAAGAGCCGAATGCACTGGTGGAGCTGCGCAGCGGCGCGCGGTGCGAAGCCAACACCAAGGCGACCACCGCCGAGCTTTATGACGGGCTCGACGCGCTGAGCCAGAATCGCTGGCCTTCGCTCGGCTTCGACGTGATGGCGGTTAATTCGCTGCTGTCGCCGATCTTCGTCGCCGGCTTCTACTACAAGACCTTCATGTGGCCGGCGAAGTTCTGGGAAAAGCTCTACGAGCCGGCCATCCGCCGCGCCGCCGGCCTCGGACGGCCGAGCGGGATTGCTGACCCGGACCACTATGAGAAGGCCTGGGCGCATTGCGATGTGCTGGTCGTCGGCTCCGGCCCCGCCGGATTGGCTGCCGCCCTTGCGGCCGGCCGCACCGGCGCGCGCGTGATCCTCGCCGAGGAAGACCGCCTGGCCGGGGGGCGGCTGAACAGCGACGGCGGCGAGATCGATGGCATGCCGGCGGGCGAGTGGCTTGCCGGTGCGCTGGCTGAACTGGAAGCCTTGCCCAACGTCCGCATCATGACGCGGACCGCAGTGTTTGGCGTCTACGACGGCGGCACCTATGGCGCGCTGGAGCGGGTCAACGACCATCTGCCGGTTCCCCCAGTTCACCAGCCGCGCCAGCGTCTCTGGCGCATCGTCGCCAAGCGCTGCGTGGTGGCTGCGGGCGCGATCGAGCGGCCGATCGTCTTTTCCGGCAACGACCGCCCCGGCGTGATGATGGCTTCGGCGGTGCGCACCTATATCGAGCGCTTTGCTGCCGCACCTGGCAAGCGGCTGGCGCTGTTCACGAACAATGACGATGGCTGGAAGACTGTCGAGACCGCGCATCGAGCCGGCATCGAAATCGCCGCCGTCATCGATTCCCGCAAGGATGTGCCGCAGCATCATCGCGCGCTGGCGCAAAGCGGCGGCTTTGCCGTGCACAACGGCGTCGTCGTCGATGTTAAGGGTGGCAAGACGGGCATCAGCGGCGTCGGGGTCGCGCTGGCCAATGGCGGTCACGCGCAGATCGCCGCCGACGTGCTTGCTATGTCGGGTGGCTGGAACCCGTCCGTCGGCCTGTCGTCGCATCATCGCGGCCGGCCGAAATGGCGTGAGGACATTGCGGCCTTCGTGCCGGAAGGCGCGCCGGCGGGGATGCTTTCGGCAGGTGCCGCCAATGGCGAGTTTTCGCTGAGCGCCTGCCTGCGCACCGGTCATGAAGCGGGGCTGTCGGCTGCATCCGATTGCGGCTTTAGCGGCAAGAGCGGCAGCGCGCCGACTGCTGCCGACGAAGCCACTTCCATCTCGCCGCTCTGGCATGTCGAGGGGAAGCACAAGGGCTTTGTCGACTTCCAGCATGACGTGACCGCATCCGACATCGCGCTGGCGCAGCGCGAGGGCTTCGAATCCGTCGAGCACCTGAAGCGCTATACGACACTCGGCATGGCGACCGACCAGGGCAAGAACTCGAACGTCACCGGCCTCGCGATCATGTCGGAATTGACGCGGCGCTCGATCCCGCAGACCGGCACGACCATCTATCGCCCGCCGCATGTGCCGGTGGCGATCGGTGCCTTTGCCGGCCATCACCGCGACGAGAATTTCCATTCGGTCAGGCTGACGCCGTCGCATCACTGGGCGGCCGAGCGCGGTGCGGTGTTCGTCGACACCGGCCTGTGGAAGCGCGCGCAGTGGTATCCGATTGCCGGCGAGAACGACTGGCTGACTTCGGTCAACCGCGAAGTGCTGGCGGTGCGCAACGGCGTCGGTTTTTGCGATGTCTCCACGCTCGGCAAGATCGACGTGATGGGCAAGGACGCCGGCGCTTTCTTGGACCGCGTCTACATCAACGCCTTCGCCTCTCTGGCCGTCGGCAAGGCGCGCTACGGGCTGATGCTGCGCGAGGATGGCATCGTCATGGACGACGGCACGACCTCGCGGCTGGCCGAAGACCATTATTTCCTCACCACCACCACGGCCAAGGCCGGGCCGGTGATGCAGTATCTCGAATTCTGCCGGCAGGTTTTGTGGCCCGAACTCGACGTGCAGCTAACCTCCTGCACGGACCAGTGGGCGCAGTTCTCCATTGCCGGGCCGAAGACACGCGACCTGCTGCGCGAGATCGTCGATCCGGCGGAAGATTTGTCCAACGAAGGTTTTCCCTTCATGGGCGTGCGCGAGGTGCGGCTGCGCGGCGGCATGTTCGCGCGGCTGTTCCGCATTTCCTTCTCGGGCGAAATGGCCTTCGAAATCTCGGTGCCGGCCCGCTATGGCGATGCCATGGCGCGTAACCTGATGAAGGCCGGCGAGCCCTTCGGCGTCGTGCCCTACGGCACCGAGGCCCTTGGCGTGATGCGCATTGAAAAGGGCCATATCGCAGGCGCCGAACTCAATGGCACCACGACGGCTGACGATCTCGGCCTTGGCAAGATGATGTCGAAGAAGAAGGACTTTATCGGCCGCGTCATGGCCGGGCGCGAGGCGCTGACGGCGCCCGACCGCCAGGTCGTTGTCGGCCTGAAGCCGGTCGACAAGGCAAGGCGGCTGCGCTCCGGCGCGCATATCATTCCGAAGGGCGCGGCGGTCGGCCCCGATGCCGACCAGGGCTACGTCACCTCGGTCTGCCACTCGCCGATGCTCGGCCAGTGGATCGGGCTCGGCCTGGTCGAGCGCGGACGCGAGCGCTTAGGCGAGATCGTGCGCGCGCATGATCCGCTGCGCGGCGAAGACTATGACGTCGAAATCTGCAATCCGGTCTTCTACGATCCCGAGGGAGGGCGTCAGCGTGGCTGATTTCACCTGGACCACCCGCTCGCCGCTGCAGCAGGCCGTTATTGCCGGCAAGCATGGTGCGGCGATTACCAAGGCAGGCATCCGCCTGTCGGAAATACGCGATTTCGATCTGGTGCAGGTCTTTGCGCGGCGCGG
Protein-coding regions in this window:
- a CDS encoding sarcosine oxidase subunit alpha codes for the protein MASAQTKRLAKGGLIDRTAPLSFTFDGKAMTGYAGDTLASALVANGVTLVGRSFKYHRPRGILTAGPEEPNALVELRSGARCEANTKATTAELYDGLDALSQNRWPSLGFDVMAVNSLLSPIFVAGFYYKTFMWPAKFWEKLYEPAIRRAAGLGRPSGIADPDHYEKAWAHCDVLVVGSGPAGLAAALAAGRTGARVILAEEDRLAGGRLNSDGGEIDGMPAGEWLAGALAELEALPNVRIMTRTAVFGVYDGGTYGALERVNDHLPVPPVHQPRQRLWRIVAKRCVVAAGAIERPIVFSGNDRPGVMMASAVRTYIERFAAAPGKRLALFTNNDDGWKTVETAHRAGIEIAAVIDSRKDVPQHHRALAQSGGFAVHNGVVVDVKGGKTGISGVGVALANGGHAQIAADVLAMSGGWNPSVGLSSHHRGRPKWREDIAAFVPEGAPAGMLSAGAANGEFSLSACLRTGHEAGLSAASDCGFSGKSGSAPTAADEATSISPLWHVEGKHKGFVDFQHDVTASDIALAQREGFESVEHLKRYTTLGMATDQGKNSNVTGLAIMSELTRRSIPQTGTTIYRPPHVPVAIGAFAGHHRDENFHSVRLTPSHHWAAERGAVFVDTGLWKRAQWYPIAGENDWLTSVNREVLAVRNGVGFCDVSTLGKIDVMGKDAGAFLDRVYINAFASLAVGKARYGLMLREDGIVMDDGTTSRLAEDHYFLTTTTAKAGPVMQYLEFCRQVLWPELDVQLTSCTDQWAQFSIAGPKTRDLLREIVDPAEDLSNEGFPFMGVREVRLRGGMFARLFRISFSGEMAFEISVPARYGDAMARNLMKAGEPFGVVPYGTEALGVMRIEKGHIAGAELNGTTTADDLGLGKMMSKKKDFIGRVMAGREALTAPDRQVVVGLKPVDKARRLRSGAHIIPKGAAVGPDADQGYVTSVCHSPMLGQWIGLGLVERGRERLGEIVRAHDPLRGEDYDVEICNPVFYDPEGGRQRG
- a CDS encoding sarcosine oxidase subunit delta; protein product: MRIACPFCGERENGEFTYLGDAKPKRPTITAIDGGAGAAGEAEAFYDYVYLRDNVAGEMSEYWYHGGGCRSWLVIERNTLTHEIKSVRAAPGAGAAKAGAK